From Haloglomus litoreum, the proteins below share one genomic window:
- a CDS encoding DUF3225 domain-containing protein, with product MDDGTATDAPVAPADPPAGSAAGTVRAYYETLRDGEPLYPYFADSPATVKFGVGERLTGYEAVVAGLREQTRTTDDWQVDSECLVVEGQDCHAWFSDDVFMAWTDTEQRVRHEFDTRWSGTMERNTDTGDSDGTDAPAWLFTGMHVSTSVEGR from the coding sequence ATGGACGACGGGACCGCCACGGATGCCCCGGTCGCCCCCGCAGACCCGCCCGCGGGGAGCGCGGCCGGGACCGTCCGCGCGTACTACGAGACGCTCCGCGACGGCGAGCCCCTCTACCCGTACTTCGCCGACTCGCCCGCGACCGTGAAGTTCGGCGTCGGCGAGCGCCTGACCGGGTACGAGGCCGTCGTGGCCGGGCTCCGCGAGCAGACCCGCACCACGGACGACTGGCAGGTCGACTCCGAGTGCCTCGTCGTCGAGGGCCAGGACTGCCACGCCTGGTTCTCGGACGACGTGTTCATGGCGTGGACCGACACGGAGCAGCGTGTCCGCCACGAGTTCGACACGCGCTGGTCCGGGACGATGGAGCGGAACACGGATACGGGCGACTCGGACGGGACGGACGCCCCGGCGTGGCTGTTCACCGGGATGCACGTCAGCACGAGCGTGGAGGGTCGGTAG
- a CDS encoding tyrosine--tRNA ligase, giving the protein MDTAERAELVARHTEEVVTEEELHDLFEEQDEPTAYIGYAPTGEMHIGHFTTMRKLADFIEAGLDVTVLIADLHAHLDDEKSPFELLDARSTYYRLAIEGMVESAGADPDAITFTRGTDYQLEEPYTLELYRMLANTTISRAQRAGSEVVRQSDNPKLGGLVYTLMQSLDVAALEADIAYGGIDQRGIYMLAREVLPQHGFSKPRCVFAPLLSGLTRSDDEGEADKISSSDRSSGIFLTDDREAIEEKVQAAYCPAGEVEDNGVLEYLHRLVFPVLGVRGEDLVVERPEEYGGDLEYGSYDDLEADFVSGELHPADLKPAVAHYIDEVVEPVRERLLERPEVLAEAYPDHWG; this is encoded by the coding sequence ATGGACACGGCCGAACGCGCCGAACTGGTGGCCCGCCACACCGAGGAGGTGGTGACCGAGGAGGAGCTGCACGACCTCTTCGAGGAGCAGGACGAACCGACGGCGTACATCGGCTACGCGCCGACCGGGGAGATGCACATCGGGCACTTCACGACGATGCGCAAGCTCGCGGACTTCATCGAGGCCGGGCTGGACGTGACGGTCCTCATCGCGGACCTGCACGCCCACCTCGACGACGAGAAGTCCCCGTTCGAACTGCTCGACGCCCGCTCCACCTACTACCGCCTCGCCATCGAGGGGATGGTCGAGTCGGCCGGCGCCGACCCCGACGCCATCACCTTCACGCGGGGCACGGACTACCAGCTCGAGGAGCCGTACACGCTGGAGCTCTACCGGATGCTCGCGAACACGACCATCTCGCGCGCCCAGCGCGCGGGCAGCGAGGTCGTCCGGCAGTCCGACAACCCCAAGCTCGGGGGGCTGGTCTACACGCTGATGCAGAGCCTGGACGTGGCCGCCCTGGAGGCCGACATCGCCTACGGCGGCATCGACCAGCGCGGCATCTACATGCTCGCACGCGAGGTCCTCCCCCAGCACGGCTTCAGCAAGCCCCGCTGCGTGTTCGCCCCGCTCCTCTCGGGACTGACCCGCTCGGACGACGAGGGCGAGGCCGACAAGATCTCCAGCAGCGACCGCTCCTCGGGCATCTTCCTCACCGACGACCGCGAGGCCATCGAGGAGAAGGTCCAGGCCGCCTACTGCCCGGCAGGTGAGGTCGAGGACAACGGCGTCCTCGAGTACCTCCACCGGCTCGTCTTCCCCGTCCTCGGCGTGCGCGGCGAGGACCTGGTCGTCGAGCGCCCCGAGGAGTACGGCGGCGACCTGGAGTACGGCTCCTACGACGACCTGGAGGCCGACTTCGTCTCCGGCGAACTCCACCCGGCCGACCTCAAACCGGCCGTCGCCCACTACATCGACGAGGTCGTCGAACCCGTGCGGGAGCGCCTGCTCGAACGACCCGAGGTGCTGGCCGAGGCCTACCCCGACCACTGGGGCTGA